A genomic window from Yoonia rosea includes:
- a CDS encoding thiamine phosphate synthase, which produces MTLPRFYPIFDDVAWLPRMLPLGVKLVQLRIKDQPQEVLRAQLSAGRDLCRAHGALLVVNDHWQLAIELGCDWVHLGQEDLDEADVAAIRSAGLKLGVSTHDQAELARALALKPDYVALGPIYPTILKKMKWHQQGVEKLRVWKDRVGNIPLVAIGGMRTDRAQGAFEAGADVVSAVTDITLHDDPEGRAREWLEVCG; this is translated from the coding sequence ATGACGCTCCCGCGTTTTTACCCCATTTTTGACGATGTGGCATGGCTGCCCCGCATGCTGCCGTTAGGGGTAAAGCTGGTGCAACTGCGCATCAAGGACCAGCCACAAGAGGTGCTGCGCGCTCAACTGAGCGCAGGCCGTGATTTGTGTCGTGCCCACGGTGCATTGCTGGTGGTCAATGATCACTGGCAACTTGCAATCGAGCTGGGTTGCGACTGGGTCCATCTGGGCCAAGAGGACCTTGATGAGGCGGATGTGGCCGCGATCCGTTCTGCCGGTCTCAAGCTTGGTGTCTCGACCCATGACCAGGCGGAACTGGCGCGCGCGTTGGCGTTGAAACCTGACTATGTCGCCCTCGGTCCAATCTATCCGACCATCCTGAAAAAGATGAAATGGCATCAGCAGGGCGTTGAAAAGCTGCGCGTGTGGAAAGACCGTGTAGGTAATATCCCTCTTGTCGCCATTGGCGGGATGAGGACGGACCGTGCACAGGGGGCATTTGAGGCCGGGGCGGACGTTGTCTCGGCCGTTACGGACATCACGCTGCACGACGATCCAGAGGGTCGCGCCAGAGAATGGCTCGAGGTTTGCGGATGA
- a CDS encoding thiazole synthase, with amino-acid sequence MPTFYGTEVLSRLMLGTAQYPSPAILAEAFRRSGAGIATVSVRREAGGDEAGQDFWTLIRDLGVAVLPNTASCYSVREAVTTAQMARELFDTNWIKLEVIGHADTLQPDPFGLVEAAAQLTEDGFEVFPYCTEDLVLCERLVEVGCKVLMPWGAPIGTGLGLNNIYGLRSLRAHFPDIPLVVDAGLGLPSHASQAMELGYDAVLLNTAVAKAGDPAAMAHAFALAVEAGALAAGADPMDPRDMATPSTPVFGKAML; translated from the coding sequence ATGCCTACGTTTTACGGAACCGAAGTCCTATCCCGGCTGATGTTGGGCACCGCACAATACCCTTCGCCTGCGATTCTGGCGGAGGCGTTTCGCCGTTCGGGCGCGGGGATTGCCACGGTCTCTGTGCGGCGCGAGGCAGGCGGCGATGAAGCAGGGCAGGATTTCTGGACGTTGATCCGCGACCTCGGGGTCGCCGTGCTTCCCAACACGGCAAGCTGTTATTCGGTGCGCGAAGCCGTGACCACGGCCCAGATGGCCCGCGAGCTGTTTGACACCAACTGGATCAAGCTTGAGGTCATTGGCCACGCCGATACGCTGCAACCTGATCCTTTCGGTCTGGTCGAAGCGGCGGCGCAACTGACTGAGGACGGGTTCGAGGTTTTTCCCTATTGCACCGAAGATCTGGTGCTGTGCGAGCGGCTGGTTGAAGTTGGCTGCAAGGTTCTGATGCCATGGGGGGCACCCATCGGCACAGGACTGGGGCTGAACAATATCTACGGTTTGCGCAGCCTGCGTGCGCATTTTCCGGACATTCCTCTGGTCGTTGATGCGGGGCTGGGGCTGCCGTCGCATGCGTCCCAGGCGATGGAGCTGGGCTATGACGCGGTCTTATTGAACACCGCCGTTGCAAAGGCGGGCGACCCTGCCGCGATGGCCCATGCGTTTGCTCTAGCGGTAGAGGCGGGCGCGTTGGCCGCCGGCGCCGATCCTATGGACCCCCGCGATATGGCGACCCCCTCCACGCCCGTCTTTGGAAAGGCCATGCTATGA
- the thiS gene encoding sulfur carrier protein ThiS gives MKIIVNGEAQETRAPTLAALLGELGKSEAKVATSVNEVFVPKHQRADHVLHEGDRVEVVAPRQGG, from the coding sequence ATGAAGATCATCGTGAACGGTGAGGCGCAAGAGACCCGTGCGCCCACGCTAGCGGCGCTGCTTGGTGAGCTTGGAAAAAGCGAGGCGAAAGTGGCCACTTCGGTCAACGAGGTGTTTGTCCCAAAACATCAGCGCGCAGACCACGTCTTGCATGAAGGGGATCGCGTCGAAGTCGTTGCTCCCCGACAAGGAGGATAG
- a CDS encoding FAD-dependent oxidoreductase — protein MSGPFTILGGGVCGLAMAAELSSRAAQVTVIDPKGAPGDHACSWWAGGMLAPDCEGVSAEPEIVRQGRKAAKWWEHQGGAVHHEGTLVVALHRDQSDLATFARRAPRATPLSRTQIADHEPHLADRYSKALFLADEGHLDPRATLTSLHARLRERGVRFDADINGQVIDCRGLAARDTLTDLRGVKGEMLVVRCPDVTLSRPVRLLHPRFPLYIVPRGDGIFMLGATQIEAGERGRATLRSVMELMNAAYALHPAFGEAELLEIGVDARPAFPDNQPRIRRIGDTIYVNGLFRHGFLLAPALAQMTADLVLDGKIPEVWYEDHRER, from the coding sequence ATGAGCGGCCCCTTTACCATTCTGGGCGGCGGCGTGTGCGGCCTTGCCATGGCGGCAGAACTGTCGTCACGCGCAGCGCAGGTCACGGTTATTGATCCCAAAGGCGCGCCTGGCGATCATGCCTGCTCTTGGTGGGCCGGCGGCATGCTTGCGCCCGATTGCGAAGGGGTAAGTGCAGAGCCCGAGATCGTACGCCAAGGCCGCAAAGCTGCAAAGTGGTGGGAACACCAAGGCGGGGCAGTGCATCACGAAGGCACACTTGTTGTCGCGCTGCATCGCGATCAAAGCGATCTGGCAACCTTTGCACGCCGTGCGCCGAGGGCAACACCGCTGTCCAGAACGCAGATCGCTGACCACGAGCCGCATCTGGCAGACCGCTATTCCAAGGCACTGTTTTTGGCAGATGAGGGGCATCTTGATCCGCGCGCGACGCTGACCTCTCTGCATGCCCGGCTCAGAGAAAGGGGCGTGCGTTTTGACGCGGATATCAATGGTCAGGTGATTGATTGTCGGGGCCTTGCTGCGCGCGACACGCTCACGGATTTGCGCGGCGTGAAAGGCGAGATGCTTGTGGTGCGCTGCCCTGACGTGACACTTTCACGCCCCGTCCGGCTGCTTCATCCGCGGTTCCCACTGTATATCGTGCCGCGCGGTGATGGTATTTTCATGCTGGGTGCCACCCAGATCGAAGCAGGCGAACGCGGGCGCGCGACGCTGCGGTCTGTCATGGAATTGATGAATGCCGCCTATGCCCTGCACCCCGCTTTTGGCGAGGCGGAATTGCTGGAAATTGGCGTTGATGCACGCCCGGCCTTTCCAGACAACCAACCGCGCATTCGGCGGATCGGGGATACAATTTACGTAAATGGCTTGTTTCGGCACGGTTTTCTGCTCGCACCTGCATTGGCGCAAATGACGGCGGATCTGGTGCTGGACGGCAAGATACCGGAGGTTTGGTATGAAGATCATCGTGAACGGTGA
- the thiD gene encoding bifunctional hydroxymethylpyrimidine kinase/phosphomethylpyrimidine kinase, translating to MAARALTIAGSDSGGGAGIQADLKAFSAMGVYGASVVTAVTAQNTKAVTAIHPIPDDVVVAQIKTVLDDIHIDVVKIGMLGTPSLIAAVADALAGYDGPVVLDPVMVAKSGDTLLADSAIDALKSSLFARATLLTPNLPEAVKLVGEDSTQAQANALLDLGVGAVLMKGGHADGETCTDHLVSQTGTQAFSAPRVNTRNTHGTGCSYSSAIAAGLAQGMGLSDAVSRAHAWLHKAILHADELHVGHGHGPIHHFHALWT from the coding sequence ATGGCAGCGAGGGCGTTAACGATTGCCGGATCCGACTCTGGTGGCGGGGCTGGTATTCAGGCTGATCTCAAGGCCTTTTCGGCAATGGGTGTTTATGGCGCCTCTGTTGTGACTGCGGTCACCGCACAAAACACCAAAGCTGTGACCGCCATTCATCCGATCCCCGATGACGTCGTTGTCGCACAAATCAAAACCGTTCTGGATGATATCCATATTGACGTGGTCAAGATCGGGATGCTGGGGACACCATCGTTGATTGCTGCGGTGGCGGATGCGCTGGCGGGCTATGACGGGCCGGTTGTGCTTGATCCCGTAATGGTTGCCAAATCAGGTGATACGCTGCTGGCAGATAGCGCGATAGATGCGTTGAAATCCTCACTTTTCGCACGCGCGACCCTGCTGACACCCAACCTGCCTGAAGCAGTAAAGCTGGTCGGCGAGGACAGCACGCAGGCGCAGGCGAACGCCCTTCTGGACCTTGGTGTCGGTGCAGTTTTGATGAAGGGCGGGCATGCAGACGGAGAGACCTGCACCGACCATCTCGTCTCACAAACAGGCACGCAGGCGTTTTCGGCCCCTCGTGTCAACACCCGCAACACCCACGGCACAGGATGTTCCTATTCCTCGGCCATCGCCGCGGGCTTGGCGCAGGGTATGGGGTTGAGCGATGCGGTCTCGCGTGCGCACGCTTGGCTACATAAAGCGATTTTGCATGCCGATGAATTGCACGTCGGGCATGGTCATGGGCCAATTCATCACTTTCACGCGCTTTGGACATGA
- a CDS encoding mechanosensitive ion channel family protein, with protein MRLFLLFVLFFAVALPAAAQEASGTIATETSAQQDAAIAQRIREILGELGNYEDVTVTVSEGVVTLRGTTTSTVEAVALDPLAARVAGVVAVRNQVTETTDIGDRLNPAIDRFRARLDQFITFMPLALIAAAVFALVVFFGFALARMRQPWERLAPNTFIAEIYRQLLRIAFVIFGIVIALDILNATALLSTILGAAGIIGLALGFAVRDTVENFIASVMLSFRQPFRPNDTVEINGDTGKVIRLTSRATILLSFDGNHIRIPNSSVFKSRIINYTQNAERRFMFSIIVERDTDLQAARAMVEQTVQDLPFILAEPAAQTWIEALHASGVELVVTGWVDQNETSIVRAKGEALRQVKLAIQAAGIVIPDATQAIQLTRETKALPQELQESTQVETVEASEDAALDRIVDAERQEEITEDLLRQDSLKE; from the coding sequence ATGCGCCTCTTCCTCCTTTTCGTCCTGTTTTTTGCTGTGGCGCTCCCTGCTGCGGCGCAAGAGGCCAGCGGTACGATTGCCACCGAGACCTCTGCCCAGCAGGACGCGGCCATCGCCCAGCGCATCCGCGAAATCCTTGGCGAATTGGGAAACTATGAAGACGTGACCGTCACGGTCAGCGAAGGTGTGGTGACACTGCGCGGCACAACCACCTCGACCGTTGAGGCGGTTGCTCTTGATCCGCTGGCCGCGCGTGTTGCGGGTGTCGTTGCGGTACGTAACCAAGTGACCGAAACAACCGATATCGGCGACAGGCTGAACCCCGCAATCGACCGGTTCAGGGCGCGTCTGGACCAGTTTATTACCTTTATGCCGCTCGCGCTGATCGCTGCCGCGGTCTTTGCGCTTGTGGTGTTTTTTGGCTTTGCACTGGCGCGGATGCGCCAACCGTGGGAACGGCTCGCGCCGAATACCTTTATCGCCGAGATTTACCGCCAGCTTTTGCGGATCGCTTTTGTGATCTTCGGCATCGTCATCGCACTCGATATCCTCAATGCCACAGCACTGCTAAGTACGATTCTGGGGGCTGCTGGGATCATCGGTCTGGCATTGGGCTTTGCGGTGCGTGACACGGTGGAAAACTTTATCGCCTCGGTTATGTTGTCATTCCGCCAACCCTTCCGCCCCAATGACACGGTCGAGATCAATGGCGATACCGGCAAGGTCATCCGCCTGACCAGCCGCGCGACGATTCTTTTGTCCTTTGACGGCAACCACATCCGCATTCCGAATTCGTCTGTCTTCAAAAGCCGGATCATCAATTATACCCAGAACGCCGAGCGTCGGTTCATGTTCTCGATCATCGTTGAACGCGATACCGACCTGCAAGCGGCGCGTGCGATGGTGGAACAGACGGTGCAGGATCTTCCATTCATTCTGGCCGAGCCCGCCGCACAAACCTGGATCGAGGCGTTGCACGCGTCAGGTGTCGAGCTCGTGGTGACTGGCTGGGTTGACCAGAACGAGACATCCATCGTGCGTGCCAAAGGTGAAGCGCTGCGGCAGGTAAAGCTTGCCATACAAGCCGCCGGCATTGTGATTCCCGATGCGACGCAAGCCATTCAACTGACGAGAGAGACCAAAGCGCTCCCACAAGAGCTTCAGGAAAGCACGCAAGTGGAAACTGTCGAGGCCAGCGAAGACGCCGCATTGGACCGGATTGTGGACGCTGAAAGGCAAGAAGAAATCACCGAAGATTTGCTGCGTCAGGACAGCCTGAAAGAATAG
- the kdsA gene encoding 3-deoxy-8-phosphooctulonate synthase: MHNVTIGDLSVSNDNPLLVIAGPCQLENTDHAQMIAGKMAEICAAHGAQFIFKGSYDKANRTSLSGKRGLGMDEGLKVMQSVKDSIGCPVLTDIHSPEQCATVAAVCDVMQIPAFLCRQTDLLLAAGETGAVINIKKGQFLAPWDMPNVVSKIESTGNKRILLTERGSSFGYNTLVADMRSLPIMARTGYPVVMDATHSVQQPGGMGGSSGGQREFAPVMARAAVSLGIAAVFIETHEDPDNAPSDGPNMIPLDQMDSVIKSLMAFDALAKADPLRV; encoded by the coding sequence ATGCATAACGTAACTATCGGTGACCTTTCGGTCAGCAATGATAACCCGCTATTGGTGATTGCCGGCCCCTGTCAGCTGGAAAACACCGACCACGCGCAGATGATCGCAGGAAAGATGGCCGAAATCTGTGCCGCCCATGGTGCGCAATTTATCTTCAAAGGCTCCTACGACAAAGCCAACCGCACCTCGCTGAGCGGCAAGCGCGGCCTTGGCATGGATGAAGGCCTGAAGGTCATGCAGTCTGTCAAGGACAGCATCGGCTGCCCTGTTCTGACCGACATCCACAGCCCCGAGCAATGCGCGACGGTTGCCGCGGTATGCGACGTGATGCAGATACCGGCATTCCTGTGCCGCCAGACTGATCTCTTGCTGGCTGCAGGCGAAACCGGTGCGGTGATCAACATCAAGAAGGGTCAGTTCCTCGCACCTTGGGATATGCCCAATGTCGTCTCGAAGATCGAAAGCACAGGCAACAAACGCATCCTGTTGACCGAGCGCGGGTCTTCGTTTGGTTACAACACGCTGGTGGCGGATATGCGGTCTTTGCCGATCATGGCGCGCACCGGCTATCCGGTTGTGATGGATGCGACCCATTCGGTCCAACAGCCTGGTGGCATGGGCGGATCATCCGGCGGCCAACGTGAATTTGCCCCTGTGATGGCGCGGGCCGCAGTGTCTCTGGGGATCGCCGCGGTCTTTATCGAAACGCACGAGGACCCTGACAATGCCCCGTCGGATGGACCAAACATGATCCCGCTGGATCAAATGGACAGCGTGATCAAAAGCCTGATGGCGTTTGACGCGCTGGCCAAGGCGGACCCTCTGCGCGTGTGA
- a CDS encoding capsule biosynthesis protein, whose product MTTKPRVKKFRIRRKTDDAQGEEPGVTAAEEAKTPSQAEQIAAISKEGLTGRQLRMARRVAVKNGFQASSDYDAVRQLRAAGIDPFQRSSILELVKPDGAKVPGRSGRIQLPDTAQQDGVSLPSTASAAAMNRNASEILQIQRDIARRRKRKLALLFTRLSFFVFLPTFLVGWYFYNIATPMYATNSEIVIQQAQPQNGGPTGLATLFQGTSMATQQDSIAVQSYLASREAMLRLDADFGFKEHFSDPSIDSIQRLEENATNEEAFGLYSNHVKISYDPTEGLIRMEVIAADPVKSYEFSQALIGYAEEQVDQLTGRLREDQMRGALQSYEEAEQRRAEALATWLAIQEDVRQIDPQSESTARMGQISSLESEKQRLELVLQSRLNVDRPSEVQVQSLRDQIANIDNLIADLRDQLVGGSGEEVSLAARNTELRTAEENYAFQTAMVQQALTQMETARIEANRQVRYLSQSVRPVIPDQASYPRAFENTILAFLIFSGIYLMISITASILREQVSS is encoded by the coding sequence ATGACTACCAAACCCAGGGTTAAAAAATTCCGGATCCGGCGCAAGACGGATGATGCACAAGGCGAAGAGCCGGGCGTCACAGCAGCCGAAGAAGCGAAGACCCCTTCGCAAGCCGAACAGATTGCCGCGATCAGCAAAGAAGGTCTGACCGGGCGGCAGTTAAGGATGGCGCGGCGCGTTGCCGTGAAAAACGGATTTCAGGCCTCGTCTGATTATGATGCGGTCCGGCAACTGCGTGCGGCCGGGATCGACCCGTTTCAGCGCAGTTCCATACTTGAACTGGTGAAGCCCGATGGCGCCAAGGTGCCGGGCCGCAGCGGACGCATCCAGTTGCCGGACACTGCCCAACAGGACGGCGTTTCCCTGCCTTCCACCGCGAGCGCTGCCGCCATGAACCGCAACGCGTCCGAAATCCTGCAAATCCAGCGCGATATTGCGCGCCGCCGCAAGCGCAAGCTTGCGCTTTTGTTCACGCGGCTTTCGTTCTTTGTGTTTCTGCCGACATTCCTTGTCGGTTGGTATTTCTACAATATCGCGACTCCCATGTATGCCACGAATTCAGAGATCGTCATCCAGCAGGCACAACCACAGAACGGCGGACCGACGGGACTTGCGACGTTGTTTCAGGGCACGTCGATGGCCACGCAACAGGACAGTATTGCGGTGCAATCCTATTTGGCATCGCGCGAAGCGATGCTGCGGCTGGATGCCGATTTCGGGTTCAAGGAACACTTTTCGGACCCGTCGATCGATTCCATCCAACGGCTAGAAGAGAACGCCACCAATGAAGAGGCGTTTGGTCTTTACAGCAACCATGTGAAGATCAGCTACGACCCCACCGAGGGTTTGATCCGCATGGAAGTGATCGCCGCTGATCCGGTCAAAAGCTATGAGTTTTCGCAAGCGCTGATCGGTTACGCCGAAGAACAGGTCGATCAGCTGACCGGGCGACTGCGCGAAGACCAGATGCGCGGTGCGCTGCAAAGCTATGAAGAGGCCGAACAGCGCCGCGCGGAAGCGCTTGCCACATGGCTCGCGATCCAAGAGGACGTGCGCCAGATCGACCCGCAAAGCGAGAGTACGGCCCGTATGGGGCAAATCAGCTCACTTGAGAGCGAAAAACAGCGTCTTGAACTCGTCCTGCAATCGCGCCTGAACGTGGACCGGCCAAGTGAAGTGCAAGTACAGTCCTTGCGTGACCAGATCGCCAATATTGATAATCTGATCGCTGATTTGCGCGACCAGCTTGTCGGCGGCTCTGGCGAAGAGGTCTCCTTGGCGGCACGGAATACAGAATTGCGCACCGCTGAAGAAAACTATGCGTTCCAGACGGCCATGGTGCAGCAGGCACTCACACAAATGGAAACGGCCCGCATTGAAGCGAACCGTCAGGTCCGATATCTGTCGCAAAGCGTGCGGCCGGTCATTCCCGATCAGGCCAGCTATCCACGTGCTTTTGAAAACACGATCCTGGCGTTTTTGATCTTTTCAGGCATCTACCTGATGATCTCGATTACCGCTTCGATCCTCCGCGAACAGGTCAGTTCTTGA
- a CDS encoding ABC transporter ATP-binding protein — protein sequence MLEFAEVSKSFWTGTQRKVILDRASFRVELGNSLGILAPNGTGKTTLINMMSGLEKPDEGTIRRGCRISFPLGFMGGTDSTLSAVENSRFIARLYGLDPDYVEAFCRWLCGLEEYFDMPLGTYSSGMKQRFSFALLLALDFDIYLIDEGMPGATDAEFNRKAGEILRQRLEKATVIIVSHQPATLERLCKSAAVLKNGQLHMFDSLEEARVLYDYQTQG from the coding sequence ATGCTTGAATTTGCAGAAGTGAGCAAATCCTTTTGGACAGGGACGCAGCGCAAGGTCATCCTTGATCGCGCCTCTTTCCGCGTGGAGCTGGGCAATTCTTTGGGGATTCTCGCGCCCAACGGAACCGGCAAGACAACCCTGATCAACATGATGTCCGGCCTTGAAAAACCCGACGAAGGCACAATCCGCCGCGGTTGCCGGATCTCGTTTCCCTTGGGTTTTATGGGGGGCACGGACAGCACCCTGTCGGCTGTGGAAAACAGCCGCTTCATTGCCCGCCTCTACGGTCTGGATCCGGATTATGTCGAAGCATTCTGTCGTTGGCTTTGCGGTCTGGAAGAGTATTTTGACATGCCGCTCGGCACTTATTCATCAGGTATGAAGCAACGTTTCTCTTTTGCGCTGCTTTTGGCGCTGGACTTTGATATCTACCTGATCGACGAAGGGATGCCCGGTGCGACCGATGCGGAATTCAACCGCAAAGCAGGTGAAATCCTGCGGCAAAGATTGGAAAAAGCGACAGTGATTATTGTTTCGCACCAGCCGGCCACATTGGAACGGCTTTGTAAATCCGCAGCTGTGCTCAAAAACGGGCAACTGCATATGTTTGACTCCTTGGAAGAGGCGCGCGTGCTTTATGACTACCAAACCCAGGGTTAA
- a CDS encoding uracil-DNA glycosylase family protein has product MRSLQHEISACRLCADRFAQTKTRHSPRPVVWFQSSPRILIAGQAPGLRVHEAGRPFADRSGDRLRDWLGVDSASFYDRERVAIVPMAFCFPGYDAKGADLPPPAICGATWHDRVMAALGNVPLTILVGGYAHRWHLGPQKSVTATVAGWRGLAPRVFPLPHPSWRNTAWLKKNAWFETDLLPSLRKAVKDELQ; this is encoded by the coding sequence TTGAGAAGTCTCCAGCACGAAATTTCTGCATGCCGCCTTTGCGCGGATCGTTTTGCGCAAACGAAGACGCGGCACAGCCCGCGCCCCGTCGTCTGGTTTCAGAGCAGCCCCCGTATTCTGATTGCAGGGCAGGCACCCGGATTGCGTGTGCATGAAGCGGGCCGACCGTTTGCCGATCGTTCGGGTGACCGTTTGCGCGATTGGTTGGGCGTGGACAGTGCAAGTTTCTATGACCGTGAAAGGGTTGCGATCGTCCCGATGGCCTTTTGCTTTCCCGGATATGACGCAAAAGGCGCAGATCTGCCGCCACCTGCCATCTGCGGAGCCACATGGCACGATCGTGTGATGGCAGCCCTCGGCAATGTGCCGCTGACGATCCTTGTGGGTGGCTACGCGCATCGCTGGCACCTTGGCCCGCAGAAATCGGTCACTGCGACGGTGGCAGGATGGCGCGGCCTTGCGCCGCGTGTCTTCCCCTTGCCACATCCGTCGTGGCGCAATACCGCTTGGCTCAAGAAAAACGCGTGGTTTGAAACGGACCTGCTGCCGTCATTACGCAAAGCTGTGAAAGATGAATTGCAATGA
- a CDS encoding SseB family protein, with the protein MTDLDLAHAAMEAAPDDDTVRLRFYERLADTELFMLLGAEAEGDQITPELFDIEDQRFALVFDREERLSQFVGRAAPYAGIPGRALAQMLAGQGIGLALNLEVAPSAMLIPAEAIDWLVQTLSHGPDETEARLTEVSAPKGLPEAVVTGLDRKLAIAAGLARFAYLAAATYEDGARGHVLAFVDALEGAEKALASAASEALTFSGIEAGMMDVLFVRAADPLAAHLARVGLRFDLPVLEAPQTPGSAPGMDPAKPPKLR; encoded by the coding sequence ATGACCGACCTTGATCTGGCCCATGCCGCAATGGAAGCGGCCCCCGACGATGACACCGTGCGCCTGCGGTTTTACGAACGCCTAGCCGATACCGAACTGTTCATGCTGCTGGGGGCCGAGGCGGAAGGTGACCAGATCACGCCCGAGCTTTTCGACATCGAAGACCAGCGTTTCGCGCTTGTTTTCGACCGCGAAGAGCGGCTGTCGCAATTTGTGGGGCGTGCCGCACCCTATGCGGGCATCCCGGGCCGTGCCTTGGCGCAGATGTTGGCAGGGCAGGGGATCGGGCTGGCGCTCAACCTCGAAGTTGCGCCTTCTGCCATGCTGATCCCCGCCGAGGCCATTGATTGGCTGGTGCAAACCCTGTCACACGGGCCCGACGAGACCGAGGCCCGCCTGACCGAAGTGTCGGCCCCCAAAGGCCTGCCCGAGGCGGTCGTTACCGGGCTTGATCGCAAGCTGGCCATTGCCGCAGGGCTGGCGCGTTTCGCCTATCTTGCCGCGGCCACCTACGAAGACGGTGCGCGCGGCCATGTTCTGGCCTTCGTCGATGCGCTGGAAGGGGCGGAAAAGGCGCTGGCCTCCGCCGCAAGCGAGGCGCTGACCTTCTCGGGCATTGAGGCAGGCATGATGGATGTCCTCTTTGTGCGCGCCGCCGATCCGCTGGCCGCACATCTGGCACGCGTCGGATTGCGCTTTGATTTGCCCGTGCTGGAAGCACCGCAAACTCCGGGCAGCGCACCGGGGATGGACCCCGCGAAACCGCCGAAACTGCGCTAG